Proteins from a genomic interval of Zingiber officinale cultivar Zhangliang chromosome 2A, Zo_v1.1, whole genome shotgun sequence:
- the LOC122044221 gene encoding protein LHY-like, producing the protein MEEQQSPREELVVKVRKPYTITKQREKWTEEEHNSFLEALKLYGRAWQRIEDHIGTKTAVQIRSHAQKFFTKLEKEALSKGASPGHVHDIDIPPPRPKRKPNYPYPRKTTTGSLSPSGEEAAAGSKPPNPICLKNDANKEKLKVKENTESGNSSVVLNIAQHGLSASISNKGSTSPVLMEFLPTVRSSKENAAVDNPVLPINTFNEATLVYQGNVLIQGSCMSSNNNIVDVEGSISNYHVSSIKQAHSVGINRSKEKNEQTLTSSDQPGPAAAVGPSMGLKHSPLLQLQHNLALGLQHQFSPVVQYNNQRGSCDAFLNMSSAFSNLIISTLQQIPSVHAAASLAASYCPSVEVDGHLYLNPEIQGGEPSARGMKSSPSTPSLVTATIAAAAAWWAAQGIMPWCTPHLPHIFPSPPATEVPPTAETMQVLPPLAVEMMQVPGGHQSEILKPPQSSPKPGSSSPNDASAKGENSEFSELNQAKANRLQCVVASENTIPDELETDEDNKTKRFIGEARDRSNGVMGQSWMPISEQNHTTFGASLERRPYDSALHTGVAQTKGGVPTKVNDNNPDTSSSNNFKHGNFKASQSVFKPYKRCSVEAKENKTTREETGNKRICLPEEA; encoded by the exons ATGGAGGAACAACAATCTCCCAGAGAAGAGTTGGTCGTAAAG GTGAGGAAGCCGTATACTATTACGAAGCAGAGGGAGAAGTGGACGGAGGAGGAACACAACAGCTTCCTTGAAGCTCTGAAGCTGTATGGGAGGGCATGGCAACGAATAGAAG ATCACATTGGTACAAAGACTGCAGTACAGATTAGAAGTCATGCGCAGAAATTCTTCACCAAG CTGGAAAAAGAAGCTCTTTCAAAAGGTGCTTCCCCAGGCCATGTCCATGACATAGACATACCCCCTCCACGTCCTAAAAGGAAGCCAAACTATCCATATCCAAGAAAGACAACCACTGGCTCCCTTTCACCCTCTGGGGAAGAAGCAGCAGCAGGCAGCAAACCACCAAACCCTATTTGCTTGAAAAATGATGCAAACAAAGAG AAACTTAAAGTTAAAGAGAATACTGAAAGCGGTAACTCCTCAGTAGTCCTTAACATTGCTCAGCATGGGTTGTCTGCATCTATATCAAACAAGGGTTCAACTAGTCCCGTCTTAATGGAATTTTTGCCTACAGTTAGAAGTTCGAAAGAGAATGCTGCAGTTGATAACCCCGTATTGCCTATCAATACATTCAACGAGGCAACTTTGGTGTATCAGGGGAATGTACTCATCCAAGGAAGTTGCATGAGTTCAAATAACAACATTGTAGACGTTGAAGGTAGCATATCAAATTATCATGTTTCATCGATCAAACAGGCACACTCCGTCGGCATTAACAGAAGTAAAGAGAAGAATGAGCAAACCCTCACAAGCAGTGATCAGCCAGGACCTGCAGCAGCTGTTGGTCCATCAATGGGCCTTAAACATTCTCCTCTGCTGCAACTCCAGCACAATCTGGCCTTAGGCTTACAGCATCAGTTCTCACCAGTCGTCCAATACAACAACCAACGTGGATCTTGTGACGCTTTTCTGAACATGTCATCAGCATTTTCAAATCTTATCATTTCTACATTGCAACAAATTCCATCAGTGCATGCTGCAGCAAGTCTGGCAGCATCGTACTGTCCGTCTGTTGAGGTGGACGGCCACCTTTATTTGAATCCAGAAATACAAGGTGGAGAACCTTCAGCGAGGGGAATGAAGTCGTCTCCAAGCACACCATCTTTAGTCACTGCCACCATTGCAGCTGCAGCTGCCTGGTGGGCAGCACAGGGGATCATGCCATGGTGTACCCCCCACCTTCCGCATATCTTTCCATCACCTCCTGCAACTGAAGTCCCTCCAACTGCGGAGACAATGCAAGTCCTTCCACCGTTGGCTGTGGAGATGATGCAAGTTCCAGGAGGACATCAATCTGAGATTCTAAAACCACCACAATCCTCTCCTAAGCCAGGATCATCATCTCCTAATGATGCAAGTGCAAAGGGTGAAAACTCTGAATTCTCTGAGTTGAACCAAGCCAAAGCTAACAGACTGCAGTGCGTAGTAGCTAGTGAAAACACTATACCAGACGAGCTTGAGACAGATGAAGATAACAAAACCAAACGTTTCATTGGCGAAGCTAGAGACAGAAGCAATGGAGTGATGGGCCAGTCTTGGATGCCAATCTCTGAACAG AATCATACTACATTTGGAGCATCCCTTGAAAGACGACCATATGACTCTGCATTGCATACTGGAGTTGCACAAACAAAG GGAGGGGTACCAACTAAAGTGAACGACAACAATCCAGACACAAGTTCTTCGAACAATTTCAAACACGGGAACTTTAAGGCGAGCCAATCAGTATTTAAACCATACAAGAGGTGCTCAGTGGAAGCCAAGGAGAACAAAACAACCAGAGAGGAAACTGGTAACAAGAGGATATGCCTACCAGAGGAAGCTTGA
- the LOC122043090 gene encoding MADS-box protein SOC1-like, whose protein sequence is MVRGKTQMRRIENAASRQVTFSKRRNGLLKKAYELSVLCDAEVALIVFSARGKLYEFASSSVQNTIDRYMAKVKEVEINSSETERSMEQWKCEATNMSKKIEHLEAQKRKLLGENLGSCSIDELNELEAQLEKSLSRVKGKKRTMLEEQIVQLKENEKTLLNENASLREQCKSEPLLKRAPTQENGAYCHTREEHSEDVETMLMIGWPSSR, encoded by the exons ATGGTGAGGGGGAAGACCCAGATGCGGCGTATAGAGAACGCGGCCAGCCGGCAGGTAACCTTTTCGAAGCGGCGAAATGGCCTCCTCAAGAAGGCGTACGAGCTCTCCGTCCTCTGCGACGCCGAGGTCGCGCTCATCGTCTTCTCCGCTCGGGGGAAGCTCTACGAGTTCGCCAGTTCCAG TGTACAGAATACAATTGACAGGTATATGGCGAAAGTGAAAGAAGTTGAGATCAATAGCAGTGAAACAGAAAGGAGCATGGAG CAATGGAAGTGTGAAGCCACAAACATGTCAAAGAAGATAGAACACCTTGAAGCGCAAAAAAG GAAGCTCTTGGGTGAAAATTTGGGATCATGTTCTATCGACGAGTTGAATGAACTAGAGGCTCAATTAGAGAAAAGCTTAAGCAGAGTAAAGGGAAAAAAA AGAACAATGTTGGAGGAGCAAATTGTGCAACTAAAGGAGAAT GAGAAAACTCTTCTGAATGAGAATGCATCATTACGTGAACAG TGCAAGTCAGAACCTCTGTTGAAGCGAGCTCCTACCCAAGAAAATGGTGCATATTGTCACACTCGAGAAGAGCATTCAGAAGACGTAGAAACCATGCTGATGATAGGATGGCCAAGCAGTAGATAG